A genome region from Triticum aestivum cultivar Chinese Spring chromosome 2B, IWGSC CS RefSeq v2.1, whole genome shotgun sequence includes the following:
- the LOC123045009 gene encoding major pollen allergen Ole e 10: MKRKELIMNVILILACFIVCAAGAPQEKAESTTPIPTLSPPEGNTSFIDGVTWCVARPGVPQEDLQNALDWACGQGAADCSPLQPGGHCYQPNTLLLHASYAFNIFYQQNGNSDIACNFGGAGTITKRDPSFGPCKFLASETSAASALVLRSMRMICAALLTMLQLRVFQAVY; encoded by the exons ATGAAGAGAAAGGAGCTGATCATGAACGTTATTTTGATCCTTGCGTGCTTCATTG TGTGCGCGGCAGGCGCGCCGCAGGAGAAGGCCGAGTCGACCACTCCGATCCCTACCCTGTCTCCTCCCGAGGGAAACACGAGCTTCATTGACGGTGTCACCTGGTGCGTCGCGCGGCCGGGAGTCCCCCAGGAGGACCTCCAGAACGCGCTGGACTGGGCGTGCGGCCAGGGCGCCGCCGACTGCTCGCCGCTGCAGCCGGGCGGCCATTGCTACCAGCCCAACACGCTGCTGTTGCACGCCTCCTACGCCTTCAACATCTTCTACCAGCAGAACGGCAATTCCGACATCGCCTGCAACTTCGGCGGCGCTGGAACCATCACCAAGagggacccaa GTTTCGGGCCATGCAAGTTCCTGGCATCTGA GACTTCTGCTGCTTCAGCGCTCGTGTTGAGGAGCATGAGGATGATCTGTGCTGCGTTGCTGACCATGCTTCAGCTCAGAGTTTTCCAAGCTGTGTACTGA
- the LOC123045008 gene encoding pentatricopeptide repeat-containing protein At4g21065, with protein MREAIAPAPPSTHPALRHCVALLRLHLQSPSVSAAKQIHARALRAAGVPLSHPLLAKHLLFHLASLRAGAPPLLYAVAVLSRLLPDPDPFSLNTVLRIAASSARPRLALALHRRRLAPPDTHTYPPLLQACTRLLALREGESLHAEAAKNGLVALVFVKNSLVHHYGACGLFESAHRVFDEIPVLERNLVSWNSVMNGFAANGRPNEVLTIFRETFEVDLMPDGFTIVSVLNACAEIGAFALGRRVHVFTSKVGLVGNRHVGNALIDLYAKCGGVEDARKVFEEMGVGRTVVSWTSLIVGLAGNGFGKDALELFGLMEGEKLIPTDITMVGVLYACSHCGWVDDGFRYFNEMKDKYGIAPKIEHLGCMVDLLGRAGRVEEAHNYISTMPLEPNAVVWRTLLGACAMHKKLELGEAAWARLVELDPGHSGDYVLLSNLYAAVGRWADVHVLRKTMVTRGVRKNPGHSLVELRNSVYEFVMGDRSHPESDQIYQMLAEIAERLRRQGYDPRTSNVLADIEEEEKEAALNYHSERLAIAFALLKCLPGTPIRIVKNLRVCGDCHLVIKLISKVYDHEIIVRDRSRFHHFKGGECSCKDYW; from the coding sequence ATGCGCGAGGCAATCGCTCCTGCACCACCTTCCACGCACCCGGCGCTGCGCCACTGCGTCgcgctcctccgcctccacctGCAGTCTCCCTCCGTCTCTGCCGCCAAGCAGATCCACGCGCGCGCGCTCCGTGCGGCTGGCGTGCCCCTCTCCCACCCTCTCCTCGCCAAGCACCTCCTCTTCCACCTAGCTTCTCTCCGCGCCGGCGCTCCCCCGCTCCTCTACGCCGTTGCCGTCCTCTCCCGCCTCCTCCCCGACCCGGACCCTTTCTCCCTCAACACCGTCCTCCGCATCGCCGCGTCCTCGGCGCGCCCACGCCTCGCGCtcgcgctccaccgccgccgcctcgcgccgcccgaCACGCACACCTACCCGCCGCTCCTCCAGGCCTGCACACGCCTCCTTGCCCTTCGCGAAGGCGAAAGCCTCcacgccgaggccgccaagaacgGCCTGGTGGCGCTCGTCTTCGTCAAGAACTCGCTCGTCCACCACTATGGCGCGTGCGGCCTCTTTGAGAGCGCCCACAGGGTGTTCGACGAAATACCGGTGCTGGAGCGGAACCTCGTCTCATGGAACTCCGTCATGAACGGGTTCGCGGCCAATGGGAGGCCCAACGAGGTACTGACAATCTTCCGGGAGACGTTCGAGGTGGACCTCATGCCGGATGGATTCACCATTGTGAGTGTTTTGAATGCGTGTGCGGAGATCGGGGCGTTTGCTCTCGGGAGGAGGGTGCATGTGTTCACGTCGAAGGTTGGGTTAGTAGGGAACAGACATGTTGGGAACGCGCTGATTGACCTGTATGCCAAGTGCGGCGGAGTTGAGGATGCAAGGAAGGTGTTTGAGGAGATGGGGGTGGGAAGGACCGTCGTCTCATGGACGTCACTGATCGTGGGTTTGGCAGGGAATGGGTTTGGGAAGGATGCACTCGAGCTGTTTGGTCTGATGGAGGGGGAGAAGCTTATCCCTACTGATATCACTATGGTGGGAGTGCTGTATGCTTGTAGCCACTGCGGGTGGGTCGACGATGGGTTTCGATATTTCAATGAGATGAAGGACAAGTACGGCATAGCACCAAAGATTGAACATCTTGGATGTATGGTGGATCTGCTGGGGAGAGCTGGAAGAGTTGAGGAAGCACACAATTATATCAGCACGATGCCACTGGAGCCCAATGCTGTTGTGTGGCGGACATTGCTAGGTGCTTGTGCTATGCACAAGAAGCTGGAACTTGGGGAGGCTGCTTGGGCCCGGCTGGTTGAGCTTGACCCTGGGCACAGCGGCGACTATGTCCTCCTCTCAAATCTGTATGCTGCTGTTGGGAGGTGGGCAGATGTCCATGTCCTTAGGAAGACAATGGTCACGCGtggagtgaggaaaaacccagggCATAGCCTTGTGGAGCTCCGCAACTCGGTCTATGAGTTTGTTATGGGCGATAGATCACATCCTGAGAGTGATCAGATATACCAAATGCTTGCCGAGATAGCAGAGAGATTGAGGCGCCAAGGTTACGACCCCCGCACAAGCAATGTATTGGCAGATATAGAGGAGGAAGAGAAAGAGGCTGCATTAAACTACCATAGCGAGAGgctggccattgcctttgccttgCTGAAGTGTCTTCCTGGTACTCCTATCAGGATAGTGAAGAACTTGAGGGTGTGTGGAGACTGCCATTTGGTAATTAAGCTAATATCTAAGGTATATGACCATGAAATCATTGTTAGGGATCGCAGTAGGTTCCACCATTTCAAAGGTGGAGAATGCTCATGTAAAGATTATTGGTAG